One window of the Salvia miltiorrhiza cultivar Shanhuang (shh) chromosome 6, IMPLAD_Smil_shh, whole genome shotgun sequence genome contains the following:
- the LOC130990107 gene encoding oleosin H1-like, translating into MADRDRDRDRLHPHQIQVHPHQQPHRYDGGAKALLPRNGPSTGQVLAIITLLPIGGSLLGLAGITLVGSLIGLAVATPLFVIFSPILVPAAILIAGAVAAFLTSGAFGLTGLSSLSWVFNSFRQATGQEPFDYAKRRVQEGTMYVGEKTKQVGETIKSKAQEGEGGAGVHATTGAGAGGRT; encoded by the coding sequence ATGGCTGACCGCGACCGAGACCGTGACCGCCTCCACCCTCACCAAATCCAAGTCCACCCCCACCAGCAGCCCCACCGCTATGACGGCGGCGCCAAGGCCCTCCTCCCGCGGAATGGCCCCTCGACGGGCCAGGTGCTCGCCATCATCACCCTCCTCCCCATTGGCGGCAGCCTCCTTGGCCTTGCCGGGATCACGCTTGTCGGGAGCCTCATCGGGCTGGCTGTCGCCACCCCACTCTTCGTTATCTTCAGCCCCATCCTCGTCCCCGCTGCCATCCTGATAGCCGGCGCCGTCGCGGCGTTCCTCACGTCTGGCGCCTTCGGGCTCACCGGCCTCTCGTCGCTGTCGTGGGTGTTCAACTCGTTCCGGCAGGCCACTGGGCAGGAGCCGTTCGACTACGCGAAGCGACGTGTGCAGGAGGGGACAATGTACGTTGGCGAGAAGACCAAGCAGGTGGGCGAGACGATCAAGAGCAAGGCGCAGGAGGGCGAGGGCGGTGCCGGCGTGCATGCCACCACTGGCGCTGGCGCCGGTGGCCGGACTTGA